The Magnetococcus marinus MC-1 genome contains the following window.
AAATTTTGGAAAAAGATCTGCCCCTGTTGCGGCAGGTGGTGGGTAGCCGATTTAGCGCCACCCTGCTCAAGGGGCGGGCCAACTACCTCTGTCTGCACCGCTTAACCCAGATGCGCGCCAACCGTAGCCTGTTACGCCATGAGGCGCGGGCGTGGTTGGAGGCGATTGAGCAGTGGTCCAGCACCACGGTGCAGGGGGATCGGGATGAGCTCAAGGAGCTGCCCGAGCGGTTGGATATCTGGCCTGAACTCTCCACCAATGGGGATGACTGCCTGGGGCAGGAGTGCCCTGACCTGCAAGCTTGTTATCTGTTTAAGGCCCGCGCACGGGCCAAAGAGGCGCAGTTGGTGGTGGTTAATCATCACCTGTTTTTTGCCGATTTGGCGGTGCGCGAAGGGGGCTTTGGGGAGATCCTGCCCGAGTATCAGGTGGTCGTGTTTGATGAGGCCCACCAGATACCCGATGTGGTGACCCGGTTTTTTGGTTTAGAGGTGAGTAATTTTCAAATGCTGGAGCTGGCCAGGGATTGCCGCCGTGAGATGGATATGGTGGGCATGGATGATCTGGATCTGCTCCACCATTTAACGGTGATCGAAGAGCGGGCCGCACTGTTACGCAGCGCCTTTCCCGTAGAAAATGTGCGGGATGCCCTAGCCCCGCACCATTTGCAAGAGGAGCCGGGCCGGGCGCTGGTCATGGCGGAACAGGCCCTGCATAAACTGGCGGAGTTGTTAGAGCCCCATCTTGAACGCAGCGCTGGTATGGCGAGCTGTGGGCGGCGTCTGGAGAAGCTGTTGATCGCCTCGGGCTCTATCCGCACCCTGGATGATCCCGCGCGGGTCTACTGGTATGAAACCCGCAACCGAGGGGTGTTTTTGCAGGCGTCACCGCTGAATGTGGGCTTGACCATGCAAGAGATGCTCTATCCCCGGGTGCAGTGCGCGGTGTTTACCTCGGCCACCTTGGCCACCGGGCAGGGTGAGAAGGGTTTTCACTATTTTATGCAGCAGTTGGGTTTGGATGCCCAAGTGGCCACCTGTGAGCAACTGCCGCCGGTGTTTGATTATGGAACCCAGGCGCGGCTCTATCTGCCCCGGCGCTTGCCGGAGCCTACCGCGCCGGGTTTTACCGCCATGTTTATGGAAGAGTTGGTGGATCTGCTGCATGCCAGCCGGGGGCGGGCACTCTGTCTGTTTACCAGCTACCGCATGATGGGGCAGGTGCAACAGCTTTTACCCAGCCGCATTCCCTACCCGGTCTATGTACAGGGGGAGCGTCCCAAACGGGCGCTGCTGGAGATGTTTAAAAATCATGAGGCCTCGGTTCTGTTGGGCACCAGTACCTTTTGGGAAGGGGTGGATATCCCCGGTGCGGCCCTCTCCATGGTGGTGATCGATCGGCTGCCCTTTACCCCCCCGGATGATCCCATCAGTGCGGCACGCAACCGGTATTGTGAGAGCGAGGGCGGCAACCCTTTTATGCAACTATCGGTGCCCCAGGCGATTCTTACCCTAAAGCAGGGGGCGGGGCGGCTGTTGCGGCGCCGCAGTGATCGGGGGGTGATTGCGGTGCTGGATACCCGCATCAGTCGGCGTCCCTATGGCAAACGCTTTATCAACGGTCTGCCTCCGGCGACCTGCATTTATGATTTGCAGGAGGTACAACACTTTTTTGCCCAAGAGCCTACGGCAAGCCCCCTAATGGACGAGGTGAATCCATGATTTTAGCCCTACATACGGCAACCCCAGAAGGGTGTGTGGCCCTGGTGGAGCAGGGAGAATTGCTGGCACAGGAACGCTTTGTGGCCAAGGGTGGGCATCTGGAGATTATACCGGGCATGGTACAACGGCTGTTGGCCAGCACCGGGGTGCAGCCGCAGCAGGTGCGCCGCTTGGTGGTGACGGGGGGGCCGGGCTCGTTTGCCGGGGTGCGGATTGCCATGGGGTTTGCCAAGGGGTGG
Protein-coding sequences here:
- a CDS encoding ATP-dependent DNA helicase, which codes for MVTMDEIESWTHALFGPQSALAQCLESYEPRAAQVRMAELVARAAHQQDLLIVEAGTGTGKTLAYMLPLLAMGKKVVVSTATKALQDQILEKDLPLLRQVVGSRFSATLLKGRANYLCLHRLTQMRANRSLLRHEARAWLEAIEQWSSTTVQGDRDELKELPERLDIWPELSTNGDDCLGQECPDLQACYLFKARARAKEAQLVVVNHHLFFADLAVREGGFGEILPEYQVVVFDEAHQIPDVVTRFFGLEVSNFQMLELARDCRREMDMVGMDDLDLLHHLTVIEERAALLRSAFPVENVRDALAPHHLQEEPGRALVMAEQALHKLAELLEPHLERSAGMASCGRRLEKLLIASGSIRTLDDPARVYWYETRNRGVFLQASPLNVGLTMQEMLYPRVQCAVFTSATLATGQGEKGFHYFMQQLGLDAQVATCEQLPPVFDYGTQARLYLPRRLPEPTAPGFTAMFMEELVDLLHASRGRALCLFTSYRMMGQVQQLLPSRIPYPVYVQGERPKRALLEMFKNHEASVLLGTSTFWEGVDIPGAALSMVVIDRLPFTPPDDPISAARNRYCESEGGNPFMQLSVPQAILTLKQGAGRLLRRRSDRGVIAVLDTRISRRPYGKRFINGLPPATCIYDLQEVQHFFAQEPTASPLMDEVNP